From Cryptococcus deuterogattii R265 chromosome 13, complete sequence:
tACCAAAGCccaaggtggaagaagtacATGAGCTGATTTATGTGAAATcatagatgatgaacatgCGAGAGCCCTGGAAGAACAGTGGATAGAAGGTGATCTCACTGTCGATACAGCTACCAGTATGTTATACATATCATCAACCTGATCTTTTAAACAATTATAAATTGACGAAAAGCCGTCTATTCCCTTGGGTGAATGTAGCTTCAGCAGAAGGAGTTTACATGTCCATCCTCCATGGTCTGCTTGTAGGCTTCCTATTTCCGTTAATGGGATGGTTCTTCATTCGAGAGTTACCGTTACCCAATTTCTTCGATGCCGAGGCGGAAGCGCAGGTAGAGTTGGCTGGTAGTGGGTATGGCGGTGGTAATGCGAATATCAGTGGTGGTGAggttggtggtgatggtgatggtggtaGTGATGGTGGCGGCGGGAGACAAAGTGGCCTCAGGGCGAGGGCTGAGGGGAGTGGGCCGATAGGTAGAGGAAATAGTACGAGAGGAAACCTGCGACAAGGCGAGCAAAACAGAGATCAGGATCGAGGGGAAGATCGATTGAACATGAGGGCTCAAACTGCTTCCGCCTCCAACGCAAACGCAAACGCAAACGCAAACGCCAACGCAAACGATGAACTAGGTCGACAAGTGAGCGCGAGGGTAGCTGCCAATTTTGCCGTAGGTGGGATGACCGTGCCAACATTGATTTTCGGGAAAAGGATGCAGGTGAGTCCATTTCTCACTTTTGGAACAGAGAAAAAAGTTTGTGTCTAATGAGAATTCGGGTGTGAATTACATTTGTTCTTTGTAGATGGGGATGCTGTTTGGGACTTTACTCAACCTTGCTTTTGGAGCAATAAGTATGCTGTATTAAGAAGAGGATTATTTTGATGTACACGTTTAATAGTGTTGCAGTGATGATATAACTACGTTGTAATTATACTCGTAAATCAAAGTTGTCTGATCATCGGATCAGTAACCAGGCTGGAACGGGCGGAAATATACGTGACATATCAAACATCCAGGGGCCATGACCCTCAAGGCCATTACGGTAGTTCTCGACATACCAGATATAAAGCAAGATAGGATaataaagaaaaggagatcaTAATGGGATAAGAGGGGacggaaaaaaaagaggcaaACAATAGTATAACGCGAGGGTAAGGGTATTCGATAAAATATAGTATGGTGCTCCAGATATTCTCTTTTCGTTGAAACAATAAAGGGGGTTTTCAGAGTTTGGTTCGTCTCAATACAGTTTGGTTGAAAATGAATTCCAAAACGCTCAAACGGCCACGTAAAGAAAAATCAGCGAAAAACGAAGATTGCAAATTTATCATCCGTGGGTTTtgatgagaaaaaaagtggaagaaaaacCCTTAAAGAACAAGGTAGCTGGCAGCGCCGATAAGAGCGAGAGCCAAAGTAGCGGGCGCAGCCTGGTGGAAGGCggcagaggtggaagaCCCAGAGGACGACGACGCGGACGCAGAGTGGGTCGAGGACTTGGTGTTGGATGCAGCAAATCCAGCTCCAGAAGTAGAGGCGCTGCCCGAGGTCGCCTTTTGATCATCCATTTGTTAGTCACGCGTTTTAATAAGAGAAACAAAAGAGACGAGGAACAAAACTCACGGTGGAAGACGCCGAGGCAatgacggaagaagaagaagagacagcGGCGTCGATAGCAGCCAAAACAGTAGCGTTGAAAGTACCGGTCATGGACTGGATGTGGAACATGGCGGAGAAGGCTTCGTAAGGGTACTGCGAGTTGGTCTCGTCcttgagggagagggaagtgaATCGGACAAAGTAGTGCGAGTCTGATAATAAAAGCCGGATGGCGCGTCAATAATGTTCTTGTCATGTTTCATCTCCCCCCACGGACTGTCCGACGTGTCAAAGGACCTCGCGGTGTATACCTCGTTGGCATACGCAGTGGATACAcctgagaagaaggaaaccCACCATCCTGTCCGATGGAAGGGTTGATGGTAGCGCTGATACTGGAGGCCTTGGACACGTCTACGCTAGCAGCGAGATtctggaggaagatttGCTTGTTGGTGGATCCGGTGTAGATGTCGACAGTGCAGGGACCGATGGAGCCGAGGGTAGGCGTCTTACCGTCATCCTCTATGACGATAGTCAGCATCTGGCAACAATGCAAAGGGCTCTATGGGGGTTTCAGGGGATATGGCGTTTGGATGCACTGCATAAGAGCACGGGATATGCTCGCCAAGAACGACGGCCAATAGCGCGTCCAGAAAAGCGCGTGGACTGCTCTCAACAAAAAGACAATGAAATGATAGACTCACGCCAGGCGACGTTAAGCACTTGGCCACCGACAGCAGCGGTGCCGGCGACAGGGCTGGTGATGTAGATGCCGGCAGCGACGCTGTTGACAGCAAGCGCGGCGGAGAGGAGGTAAGCGACGGTGTTGGTAAAGATCATTGTCGAGGCTGTTCGTTGAGATTAGCTGTGAGTCAGGCAGTGGAGTAAAGAGCGTGGGAATAAAGAGCGTGGGTGCGACTGGTGTCGAGTGGGAAACTACGCAGAAGGCGACGGACAAAGAGAAACGATTCctggagaaaagatgacgATGCACAAAGGATTCCATCAGCAAGACTCGAGGTCCGTGCGACGCgtcccttgcccttgcaCTTGCTTTGATTTTTGATCCGCGGTCGTAAACAATCAGCTCGGCTCGGCATTTCTTCCCGGTGCCTGTGTGGAATCCCTGCCCGGCGTTATAGGGTGTGGCACTGCGGACATGGCCGCCTTCTCCGTCGGTCGGTTGCCCGTTGCTGGACGACTCGAGTCTGGGTGATTTCCCAAAAAAAGGTGTATGTGCAGCTTTTCCCCACCACTCGTCTCTCGCCATGTCCCACAGAGCTCTTTCCGCGCCTCTCCGCGCCCTCCGCGGTACCGGCTTACAACAAACAGCTACAAGATGCGCGTCCACAAAGAcgccctctcctccaaagcCCATTGACGACAGCACCAGCGCCCTCGACTGTATGTATCCACCACTTCATGAGCTGCTTCGGCTTACCTTTTGCACATAGACAAGCTCCACAAGCACGGTCGAAGACTGCCTCATCTCGTCACTCAGCACCCTAGGTCCCCTTCTGCTGAGGAGGCCGTTACCAACATCCTTTACAACACCCCTCCTCCCAGCACTGAGCCCTTCAAGCGGTCAGTCTGTTATtgtccctttttctctgaCAAGTACTGTAAAGCTGACAAGAATGCGACTGTAGACACCGATTGAACTGTCTTGTTCAGAACGAGCCTGGTGTCCTTTCTCGCGTTTCTGGTATCCTTGCCGGTCGAGGTTTCAACATCGGTGCGCTTAgatcatttccttcctttcttgtGTGCTTCTCTGCTAACCCCTGTGATGATTCACTTAATTGGTTGCAGACTCTCTTGTCGTTTGCCAAACCGAAATCCGAGACTTGTCCCGAATGtgcatcatcctcaaggGTCAGGACGGCGTGATCGAGCAAGCCCGTCGTCAACTCGAAGACCTCGTCCCCGTCTGGGCTGTGTTGGACTACACCAAGACATCTTGCGTGGAACGTGAATTGCTCCTTGCTAAAGTCTCCATCCTTGGCCCCGAGTTTGCCGAGGCCCAGTTGTCCGGTCCTATCCCCGACACCTCGTTTGAGCACGCGGTGGAGAACCAGAACGCGGAGAACCCGCCTTCCTTTGTCGCCCAGGGTGAGCCTCAGGGAGATGACAAGATTCAACGTGAACTCGCGCTTGCTCGTTCCTTTGAATCCGCCGCTCAACCCACTCCTGCCGGTGCGCTCTACCCTAGCCGATCGGGGGCCGGTCAAGACATGTCTGCAAGCGAGGCGTTGATCGCGAAGAACTTGCACTTGTCTGCTATCAAGACGCTCGCCGACCAGTTTGGTGGACGCGTAGTGGATGTGGCGGAGAACAGCTGTATCGTCGAGTTGACCGCCAAGAGCTCGAGAGTGGACTCGTTCTTGAGTTTGATGAGGCCATTTGGTGTGCTCGAAGCCGCTAGGTCTGGTGAGTTTTTTCTCTTAAAACTTAGATCTACGTTATACTGACTTGTATTCGGAATAGGTGTGATGGTTCTCCCGCGAACTCCCATCCCCAGGTAcggcgaggaggacgagTTGGCtgctgagaaagaagagattgacgTTAGCTTGCTTCCTCCCGGATAGACAGGGGCGATCTTGCgataaggaaaaggaggtgGGGGGGTTCGGTTTTACTTGGCATTGTACTGTGTAGAAGGAATTATTGTTTCAATCCATGATGCATAACTTTTCAAGGTGCTTGCTGGTTGGCCCGCAAAATGCCACATTTGAGAGATGAAACAAAGAATGGCAGGCTGCATGTTTAAAACAAAACTATTTATCTAAAGAACCGCGGCTACAAGTGGATATGTCTTTTCGTACAcggtgaagatgataccACCGCTCATCTGTTTCACATCACTCGTCAGCATCTTCCAACCCCTTCTTTGTGTGTTTCATTTTCTAGAAAAGAAATTAAGACTTACGACCAAACGACCTAGTCGGGGGACAGTTCCCTTCCAAAACTTGAATacgccttcctccttgaagATCCTAAAGGCGCAGTGGAAAGCGTTGCGGTATTCTTGCTTGGCGTGGATGGATTGCATACGTGTCTTTACCACGCTGGTTATTTCATGTTTGATGTCAGTTACGAGGTTTCTCTATGGGATAAGAGGGGATGGAGCTGCGGAAAAAGATTAGACTTGGACTTGGACGTACTCGAAGGGCATGGTAGAGTCTATTGCAAATACAATTCAGTCGTGAGTACTTGTCTCCCCCTCACTCGCTCGCTCTAGGACTTACAAACAGTGATAACACCAGCAGTCGCACCGATCCCAAACGTCATCCATCCGGGCATATCTTCCCCTGGCACCGCGCTCCCTTGAGCGAGCTGCTTCAAAGTCGAGTAGGAAGAGAATCGGACAGCAGAATTGGCGCCTTGTCGGAGCATCTGTTTAAAGTGTAAAAAAGTGTTTTTTGTCAACACACACAAGTCATGAATTGAGTAGGAAAAAAGAccaaggatggaggaagttggGCAACTTACGACAGGACCAACACCACGATAAACACCCCTGtacccttcctccttgatgATAGTCTGTACACCATGGACGAGACCCTTGTATCGCGGTTGAGCAAGCTTGGAATCTTCGATCATCTTTGTCCTGTTATCCCATATCTATCTGTCAGCTTTTTTTCTTAGTCTCCATTTACACAGTCCACCCATTATGATATTTTCCTCCacaaggaggaaaagggaaaaaagtgGGAAGAGTTGTAATACTTGCTTGATAGTTTCCGAAGGAGTAACAGCGATAATCGCTTCAGACATGCCCGCTCCAAGACCTGCAAGCATTGACCGAGGAGCCGTCAACTTGCCCTACAAGATTCCCTATCAGTCATCCTTATCTTtgtttcctttcttttttagTTCGCAGATGGGAAGGTAAAGGAGCATCGAACAACGTGGGACATACCTCGTCATCCTTCAAGAGACTCTTGAACTGGTCATAAGTAGTAAACCGCACACCGGCCTTGACGGCATTACCAATCACCACCGCTGTACAACCAGCATATAAACCGTGGATGCCTCTTTGCTGGACTGTTGATTTGAGGGCTTGGTACGGAGTCAGGGGCTAGTTTCCGGAAGGATATTCCCGTCAGCAGGTGAAGATAAGCGGGgtttggaaagaagatataGATTGAGGAGCGACGAGCGAACCCACCTTGCCGCCGTCGAGAGCACCGAATTGAAGTTGGGTCTTAATACTTTCGAGGGGGAAAGTGATGAATGCCTCGACACCGCCGGCGGTAGCGCCTGCGAGGAGGGAAGCAATAGGCttttccttggcctttCCTCTACCCTGGGCGGACATTTTACGAATGAACGGGTGTGAGGTGCTGGacttgaaaaaaaaaaggaaaaaaaaaaagactaAGATAAGATGAGACGAAAggtggatgaagtggaggtcGACCAAGTGTCGCCGGTAAATGGTTTTGTTTACAATTGAATATATTCTTATTCCTACTTTTATTCCTGTTCTTATTTCTATTCCCATCTCCAGCTCACTCTTATCGAATGTCTGTCCCCGATGTCCCCGCCTCCCTCCTAGGCAAGGGGTGGAcccatctctcctctttcgaCGACCtcgacgatgatgagtaCGAGCCTGAAGAGGTTTGTCTGTCCCAACATTCCCCTTGACGATAACTAACCAGATCAATTGTTGTGCAATAGGAAGTATACGTAACTCTGGACCTTGGAACTACGTTTGACAGTAAATCACTCCAGGCCGAGTCGCAGTACCAGCTCATCGTGTGTCGTTCTCTCcgtttctcttttcctttttccccgAGCCTTGTGACAGCTTTCTCCCTTGAGTACTGACAATGATGAAACAACATAGGGACTCGATACTCCGACACCATTTCTCAAGCTCGGGAATCAAGTGTTCAAGGGTGATATTACCCCGTTAATAGGTGATCAGATTATATGTGGTCTTATCCGAAGTATGTCCCTGCCGTTTTTCcccccttttccctcctctcgcctttcttcttttcagttATACATTCACTCGCTGGGAACTAACCATTtcgtccttttcttttcttatTTTCATTCACGTCTGGCTATTAAAAAAAGATCACGATGACCCACATAACCCTACGCACCCACCCCTCTTCTCGACAAATCAGCGTATCACTTTTCAGCCCGGTACCCTTCGCCCCAAGGATCAATCTATCCCCGCGGCCACCACGTCCGGTCATGACTCGAGTATATCGgagcaagctcaaggacaaggaattgaagaaggggcagAAGTGTCTGGACTATCTAGGACTGGGACTGGGACAGGGCCAGTGTCAGGAGCagaagcaggagcaggaacAGGGGGACCATCAACTTTGTTCGCCGGTGCCACCCCTCGACCGCGGGctggagggaagaggggtaaCAAGACGAGGAGGGTGATTGAACATCCCGATGAGTTGAATACGTTTGATCTCGATGCGATGGGTCCTCATCAAAGTGGTATGTGTCCATTTTCATTTCCGTCTGCAAGCCGGTTCTTCCCCTCAAAGCTAACATCTCTCTTTAACCTTGACCCTCTTAGTCGAACTTGGCCCGCAGGTGATGGAATCCCTAGGACTCGCCCTTTCCTCTGACGGTCAAGGCGTGCTACTGaccaaaaaagaaatggagaaTGTGTTACTGGGCGTACCCGTGACtgggaaaaagggaagacCGAAGAAGCCTCATTACCTCGGCGAGGATTAGCCATTAGCGATTTCAATTTCGATTTagagagaaggggagggagggaacTCGTGCCGTGTGTTTTGGGGTGAAATGATAGATTGGA
This genomic window contains:
- a CDS encoding acetolactate synthase small subunit — translated: MSHRALSAPLRALRGTGLQQTATRCASTKTPSPPKPIDDSTSALDYKLHKHGRRLPHLVTQHPRSPSAEEAVTNILYNTPPPSTEPFKRHRLNCLVQNEPGVLSRVSGILAGRGFNIDSLVVCQTEIRDLSRMCIILKGQDGVIEQARRQLEDLVPVWAVLDYTKTSCVERELLLAKVSILGPEFAEAQLSGPIPDTSFEHAVENQNAENPPSFVAQGEPQGDDKIQRELALARSFESAAQPTPAGALYPSRSGAGQDMSASEALIAKNLHLSAIKTLADQFGGRVVDVAENSCIVELTAKSSRVDSFLSLMRPFGVLEAARSGVMVLPRTPIPRYGEEDELAAEKEEIDVSLLPPG
- a CDS encoding solute carrier family 25 (mitochondrial citrate transporter) member 1 encodes the protein MSAQGRGKAKEKPIASLLAGATAGGVEAFITFPLESIKTQLQFGALDGGKPLTPYQALKSTVQQRGIHGLYAGCTAVVIGNAVKAGVRFTTYDQFKSLLKDDEGKLTAPRSMLAGLGAGMSEAIIAVTPSETIKTKMIEDSKLAQPRYKGLVHGVQTIIKEEGYRGVYRGVGPVMLRQGANSAVRFSSYSTLKQLAQGSAVPGEDMPGWMTFGIGATAGVITVYSTMPFDVVKTRMQSIHAKQEYRNAFHCAFRIFKEEGVFKFWKGTVPRLGRLVMSGGIIFTVYEKTYPLVAAVL